Within Metabacillus sp. KUDC1714, the genomic segment AAAATGAAAACAAAGACATACAAGAAAAACTTCATAATGAAACGGTAATGATAGACTGTCTGCTCATATGTAGTAAGCAAAAGATTTAAACTGAAGAAATATACAATAGCTGCTGAAAATTGTCCTATTTCTAATTCGCTGAAATGATTAGTCATTGGAAATAATAACAAAAACACTACTACCCATTTTATAAATATGCTAAAAGAAGAATATAGTGCACCCATATATCTTATTGACACTGTTTTTTTAGAAAATTGGAGGAGATATAGTTGGTCTGCTTCCTCCATAAATGTCCTTAGCCGTCCTTGCCAGCAAATGAAATAACAACCTAGGAAATAAAGAGAAGGTGGGAATCCTATTAACCAATTTGGAACTGTAAACCACCATGAATGATAGGCAATCCCTACAAAGGCAAGGGACGGAATGAGGAGATAAAGGATGATCGTCCAATCCAAAATTGATAGAATGTTTTTAAATTGGAATCGCCAATCTTGTTTAATAGCCATTTCGAATCCCCCTTTCCTTTTAATACGGGAAATAAAGGAAAAAGATTCATTTCACTTGAAAAAGATTCAAAATATTGTCATACTATTCAGAACAAACATCATATAGTTTTATTAATTGACTTGGTCAACTGGAACTAGAAACAGAAACTAAGTAAAAAGCTTATTATTTGTTACTGTAAGCTAGGCAAAAATGTTAATATTGTGTAAATTTAATCTTTTCTCTGGATGTTATGTGTCGAAATCGTGTAAAATATTGTTGTAACGTTTTACCACATCATTAAATATATGTATGAAGTGACATCTGAAGTTGCAGTCATCGAAAGGTTGTAGTAGGCATTGCCAGTGCGATCAAACGATAAGGAGTGGTTTTTTGAAACCTTCAACAAACCGTATGCTAACCAGAATCAAATCAGTCTACATGTTTATTAATGAGAGGGGAACTGTGACCACACAGCAACTTGTTGACGAATTTGGTATTACACCAAGAACCATACAACGTGATTTAAATGTGTTAGCATATAACGATTTGGTTCACAGCCCAACAAGAGGTAAATGGGCCACTACAAAGAAAAAAGTTAAGATGTCTTCGTAAGAAAAAGTAATCAAAAATTAATATGAATATACATAAAAGGAACCTTCATCATGAAAGGTTCCTCTTTTTTTATTTTATAATTCTATGGGTTGTGCATGTCTTAACAATTCAATCTCATCTTCGGTTAGTTCACGATATTCTCCAATCTTTAGTTCATCCTCATCTAATTTTATTGGTCCCATTGATATTCTTTTCAGGTAGGTAACCTTCTTCCCAACCGACTCAAACATTCGTTTCACTTGATGATATTTACCTTCAGTAATGGTGATATGAATTGTTGATTGATTTCCAGATGTAAGAATTTCCAGATCTGCCGGCTTAGTCACATAGCCGTCGTCTAGCTCAACACCCTTTTTAAACGCTTCTATATCCTCTTCTTTAACACTACCTAAAATCGTAGCATAATACGTTTTTGGTACATGTTTTTTCGGAGATAACAATTGATGTGAAAGCTGACCATCATTCGTTAACAGCAACAATCCCTCTGTATCCTTATCAAGCCGTCCAACAGGAAAAGGCTGACAAACAGCATCCTCCATCTCTAATAAATCAATAACTGTTTCTTGTAATTCATCCTCAGTTGCTGATAAATAACCTGCAGGCTTGTTCATAATCAAATAAACAAATTCCTTATATTCGATTTTTTCACCGTTAACAGTTACATGCTGTTCATCTGGATTCACATGAATTTTTGGATCTTTAATTACTTCCCCATCTGCTTTTACAACACCTGTTTTTAGCATCTTCTTTACATCTTTACGACTTCCATAACCTACATTCGCTAATAATTTATCAATTCTCATTTATAAGAGCACCACTCGATCATTTAATTTTTATAATAAAAGCGGAAAATACCGAACCTAAAATGCATTTCATACTTTCATTAAAAAAACTCGGCAATTTTACCGAGCTTTTCTTATTTTTACCTGTTTTTAACCATTCGCACGGCTTCTCGGTAAAAATCGCTTTAATCGATCTCCTAAAATTTTTTCCAAGAGATGAGATCGATAGGCTAAATATAAATAAACGACTCCTCCGACTATAACTGCAACGACAGCTACAATAACTGATTGCATTCTTCCATCCTCATAATTAATAAAAATACCTAAGATTGATTGAATGACAGAAACGGCTAATCCCATAAATGTACAAAGCATGGTCATTAATACTGTTCGTTTAAATAATAATTTAAACGAATAACCTGAATGACGTTTAATCATTGCAAAGCCATATATTAATGAAATTGAATAACCCGCTGCAGTAGCAAGTATTGATCCAACACCTTGATATAATTGAATCAGTGGAGTGTTTAAAACTAGCTTGGCGATAATACCAATGACTAGACTAATTACTGCAAGCTTTTGTTTATTTATCCCTTGAAGTATCGCAGCATTGACCGTAAAGAGCGAAAACAATAGAGCAACCGGTGCATACCACATTAGTATGTTTTTTCCGATTTCCTCATATTCACCATAATAAAAAATGTTATACGCTGGTCCAGCTAGTACTGACATCCCTACAACAGCAGGCAATGTTAATAACATAATTATTTGTAATGTTTGATCGATTTGCTTATGTAGCAGTGCTCGATTATTACTTGTAAATGATTCTGTGACTGAAGGAATAAGAGTTAAACCAAAAGCAGTTGCTAATGAAACTGGAATCATCACGAGTTTTGGAACGTAAAGTAACAGAATTCCATACATAGCAATTGCAATATCTTTATCGTATCCCGCTTCAATCATTGCCCCATTAAATGTGTTAGTATCAATATAGTTATATATAGGAATCGCTAAGCCAACAAATACAAATGGTCCTGCATAGCGAAATACTTCTTTAAACATTAATCCTAGAGGCATGGATTTTGTTTCCACTTTATTTTCTTGCAAAGCTTGTAGCGTATGCTTACGCCTTATCCAATAGACCAATAAAACAAGCAAACCGCCTATTGCCCCAACAAATGCTGCAAACGTTGCATAACCAACTGCTAAAACTAACCCGCCATTAAATACATTCATAATGAGATAAGTAGCTGCAAGTAAAAAAACAATCCTGACAAGCTGTTCTATTACTTGAGAAACAGCTGTTGGCCCCATTGATTGATGTCCTTGAAAAAAGCCACGGATTAAACTCATTAATGGCACAACAATGAGCGCTAAACTGACCATTCTGATGACTAATATAGCGTCTTCAACAGTAAAACTGCTATAATTCTTACCAGCAAGTGCACTTTTAGCTAGCATCGGTGCAAGCATATATAGAAGGGAGAATGCTAGTAACCCTGTCACAAGCATAACAGCCAATCCAGCTTTAAACATCCGCCTACTTGTTTCATAATCGCCGATTGCATTATATTTCGAAACAAACTTAGAAACTGCAGCTGGAAATCCAGCCGTTGCAATACTTAAAAATATTGTATATTGAGCATAACCAGTTTGGAACAAGGCTCCTCCATCAGTTCCAACCATAGCTGCAAAAGGAATGAGATAGATCATACCTAATATTCTCGAAAGATATGTACCTAACGTTAAAACAAACGTACCTCTTAACAAATTATTCGACATATTTCTGACTCACCATACTTCTCTATGAAGATTCAACTTTTCTATTTTACCACAATCCTACGCTTATACCACATGTTTGTATTCAGAAAAACGGTAGCTTACATGTTAGGATACACACTGGAGCTAGACAAAAATTAATTCCTAATAGAGTATTAAAACCAAAATTGTTTTTTGCTTTTTAACATCTTTAGCTATAATATGAGGAGCAGACCAAGATATAAATGAAGGTTGTGAAAAACATAATGAAATATGATGTGTTAGTAATCGGTGGGGGGCCCTCAGGTTTAATGGCAGCTATTGCAGCTGGCCAGCAAGGTGCTCGCGTTCTCCTAGTAGACAAAGGGAATAAATTAGGAAGAAAACTTGCTATTTCAGGTGGAGGTCGTTGTAATGTAACGAACCGCTTGCCCATTGACGAAATTATAAAACATATTCCAGGTAACGGAAGATTTTTATATAGTGCGTTCTCAGAATTTAATAATGAAGATATAATTTCTTTTTTTGAAAAACTCGGAATTAAGCTCAAGGAAGAAGATCACGGACGCATGTTCCCAGTTACTGATAAAGCACAAACAGTTGTCGATGCCCTTCTTAGTGAATTAAACCGTTTGAACGTTGAAATTCGGACAAATGAACCTGTAAAGAATGTTTTTTATGATGAGGAAAAGGTACAAAGTGTACAACTTGTAAACGGTGAAATGATTTCGACTAATGCAGTTGTTCTCGCTGTAGGCGGAAAAAGTGTACCCCACACTGGAAGCACCGGGGATGGCTATGCATGGGCTGAAAAAGCGGGTCATACAATAACCGAACTATTTCCAACAGAGGTACCTATTACGTCTAATGAGACATTTATTCAGGAAAAAACACTTCAAGGGCTTTCTTTACGAGATGTTGCCTTAAGTGTATTGAACCCGAAAGGAAAACAAATTATCACCCACAAAATGGACATGCTCTTCACTCATTTTGGTATTTCTGGACCAGCTGTTTTAAGATGTAGTCAATATGTTGTAAAAGCAATGAAAAAGTTTAAAACAAATGCAATTCCTGTGAGCATTGATGCAATTCCTGATACTAATGAAGAGCAGCTATTTCAATCAATCGTTAAGGATTTAAAGTATGATGCCAAAAAAGCAATCAAAAATGTCTTAAAGGGACTTTTACCTGAAAGGTATTTATTATTTTTATTGGAGAAAAATGATATTGATCCGCTTCTGACATATGATAATCTCTCAAATGAAAAGCTTCGTTCATTCGTACGAGATTGCAAACAGTTTCAATTTAACGTACATGGTACTCTATCAATTGAGAAGGCATTTGTAACAGGCGGAGGAGTTTCTGTAAAGGAAATACACCCTCGAGAGATGTCTTCGAAATATAAAAATGGACTTTACTTCTGTGGTGAAATTTTAGATATACATGGATACACAGGTGGCTATAATATCACTTCAGCTCTCGTTACCGGGCGACTTGCGGGGAAAAATGCTGCAATGTATTCTAGAGCTAAGAACTAAAAAAATATACTTCCTTTCATCTGCGCTAAGTTACACTTGGCGCTTTTTTAATTCTCAACTTTAATTAAAACACGTATTTTTTTAATAGATACTTATAAAAACTAGTTCTAATTCTAGCAACTTTTTAATAAAGTTTACTAACTTAGTTAAAGGGTGTGAGTGCATGTTAAAAGTAGCTGTATTTGATGAAGAGCACGAAAAGGATTTAGAGGAAGAAATAAATGATTTTTTAGCTAGGCTTAACGATAATCATGTTAGAGATATTAAATATAGTGTGTCAATTACAACCGATGAGGAAGGAGAACAGATTTATTGTTATTCTGCGCTCATTATGTATCATGTTTAGATAAAAATGCAAGAATTGCTCTTGAAGTATTTTATAGAGTATGCTTGTTGGACAGGCATACTCTTTTTATGTAGGTTAAGCTAATTCACTTTTAGGCTTAGTCTCACCTTTATATTCAAGCATACCACCAGTCATATTAACTACGTTATATCCTCGCTCTTGTAAATATGCACATACATTACCACTGCGACCGCCTGAACGACAAATAAAAAATGTCTCTTTTTCTTTATCAATTGCATCTAGTTGATTAGGAATATCATTCATTCGAATATGTCGGGCTTGTGGAATCATTCCTGCTTCTACTTCATCATCTTCACGAACATCTATTAACTCTATCTTTTCACCGTTTTCTAGCTTTTGTTGAATTTCTTCAGGAGAAATTTCTTTCATTTCGTACACCCTTTCAAATTTGATACCTGCATTATATCAAATAAAATGTGTGGGGTTCCAGTTTTAGGATGAGGTAGTTAGAAATGAATTGTGTTTCTATCATTGTGATTTCAGCTGAGAAAAGAACTAATTCTCATTGATTAGAAGTTCTCCACCGTTTTTTAAAAATTCCCAACTACATAAAAAGACCCGTAAGTATTAAACATACTTACGAGTCGGCTTTCATCATTTTATTAATTTGCAACAATATTAACAAGCTTTCCAGGGACAGCAATTACCTTGCGAATCGTTTTCCCTTCAACATGCTCATTTACTCGATCATCTTCAAGTGCTATTTTTTCGAGCTGATCTTTTGTAACTTCCTTTGCAACAAGCAGTTTTGCACGGACTTTCCCGTTGACTTGAACGACAATTTCAACTTCGTTTTCTACAAGCTTTGCTTCATCAAAAGCAGGCCATGAAACGTAAGTTATAGTTGTGCTGTGACCAAGCTTGCTCCATAGCTCCTCAGCTAGATGAGGGGCTATTGGGGATACTAATTTCACAAAGCCTTCGACATACTCTTTAGGAAGAACAGTCGCTTTATAGGCCTCATTGATGAAAACCATTAGTTGTGAGATTGCTGTGTTAAAGCGTAAGCCTTCAAGATCCTCAGTTACCTTTTTCACTGTTTGGTGGTAAACACGCTCAAGTGTTTCACTTGTTTCATCAACAACCTTAGGACTTAATTCACCATTGTCTTCGATGAATAGACGCCAAATACGATCTAAGAAGCGTCTTGCTCCATCAAGGCCAGTTGTAGACCATGCAATTGATGCTTCTAAAGGTCCCATGAACATTTCATATAGTCGAAGAGTATCAGCACCATGTGATTCAACTATTTCATCTGGGTTTACAACATTTCCTTTAGATTTACTCATTTTTTCATTATTTTCACCAAGAATCATACCTTGATTAAATAATTTTTGGAAAGGTTCCTTCGTCGGCACCACACCAATATCATATAAAAACTTATGCCAGAAACGAGCATATAGCAAGTGAAGTACTGCGTGCTCTGCTCCACCGATATAAATATCAACAGGTAGCCATTGCTTTAACTTGGCATCATCTGCAAGTGCTTCACTGTTTTTAGGATCGATGTAACGTAAGTAGTACCAGCAGCTTCCTGCCCATTGTGGCATAGTATTTGTTTCACGACGACCTTTTTTCCCTGTTACAGGGTCAACTACATGAACGAAATCTTCAATGATTGCAAGAGGTGATTCACCTGTTCCTGATGGTTTAATTTCTGTCGTTTTTGGAAGAACAAGCGGAAGCTCTTCTTCAGGCACTGCAGACATTGTCCCATCTTCCCAATGGATAATTGGAATTGGCTCTCCCCAATAACGTTGACGGCTAAATAACCAGTCACGCAAACGGTACGTAACCTTTTTCTCGCCTTTTTTATTTTCTTCAAGCCAAGCAATCATCTTTTCAATCGCTTCTTGCTTACCAAGTCCATTTAAGAAATCAGAGTTAACATGCTCTCCGTCACCAGTGTAAGCTTCTTTCGTCACATCTCCACCGCTAACAACTTCTTTAATTGACAGCGCAAATTTTTGAGCAAATTCATAGTCACGTTCATCGTGAGCAGGTACCGCCATGATTGCACCTGTTCCATATGTGGCAAGAACATAATCAGCAATCCAAATTGGCATTTTCTCACCATTAACCGGATTGATCGCATAAGCTCCTGTGAACACACCTGTTTTTTCTTTTGAAAGTTCAGTCCGCTCAAGATCGCTCTTATGTTTAATTTCATTAATATATGCTTCAACTGCATCTTTTTGTTCCGCCGTTGTGATTTTTTCAATAACGGAATGCTCTGGTGCTAATACAGCATAAGTCGCACCAAATAATGTATCGGGTCGAGTAGTGAATACCGTGAAGTTTTCATCATAACCATCAATGTCAAAGGTTACATGTGCGCCTTCAGAGCGTCCAATCCAATTACGTTGCATATCTTTAATACTCTCAGGCCAATCAACATCTTCAAGATCTTCAAGAAGACGATCAGCATATGCTGTTATTCTAAGCATCCACTGCTTCATCGGACGACGTTCAACAGGATGGCCGCCACGCTCACTTTTTCCATCTATAACTTCTTCATTTGCCAAAACGGTTCCTAATGCAGGACACCAATTTACTGGCACTTCATCTACATACGCTAAGCCTTTTTTGAATAGTTGTAAAAAGATCCATTGTGTCCATTTGTAATACTCAGGATCTGTAGTGTTTACCTCGCGATCCCAATCATACGAAAATCCAAGTGCTTGAATTTGTCTTCTAAAGTTATCAATATTTTGTTTCGTAAATTCCGCTGGGTCGTTACCAGTATCAAGGGCATATTGCTCAGCTGGTAATCCAAATGCATCCCATCCCATTGGGTGAAGAACATTAAATCCTTGCATTCGTTTCATTCGCGATAAAATATCTGTTGCCGTGTATCCTTCTGGATGTCCTACGTGTAAACCAGCACCTGAAGGATACGGGAACATGTCAAGCGCATAAAACTTCGGCTTCTCCGTATCCTCTGTAGTTTTAAACGTTTTATTATGTAACCAAAAATCTTGCCATTTTTTTTCAATCTGTTGATGATTGAAGCTCATATGTTTTCCTCCTTAAAAGCTAGATCAATGTTTGTTTATACAATTAACCAGTTGAACGGATCAAAGTAAGTTCCACTTATCTCATACTTATCAATTTGAAAAGGGTTATTCTGTTAGATAAAAATGAAAAAAACCCCACATCCCAAACAGGGACGAGAGGTTTAATTCCCGTGGTACCACCCAACTTTGGCATAGCGATATGCCCACTTTGACATCCGTAACGTGGATAGACGACAAATATTACTTTCCCAAATAAGGCTTTCACATTTGTAACTCAAAGGCGAGTTCATCAGCAAAAATCGGTTGACTCACACCAGCCGTCAACTCTCTGAACGATATTTCGCAAATTACTACTCCTTATCTCCGTTCATTATATATACATATTAAGCTTATTTTATATAAATTTGTCGGGATATGCAAGTTTGCCTTCTCAAATTAGGAGTCCAAGTTTGGGGACAGTCCCCAATATTATTACTTGTTATACTATTTATCGCTAAAAACCTTTGATTTTAGTTGTTTATTCTATTTTGGGGACAGTCCCCAAAAAGAATAAAAAAAGACTCGCAAACGATTGTAAGCTTTAATATTTGTCATATTGGGGACTGTCCCCAATATGAGTCCCCAATGAAAAACTTCACTGAACCGTATACCCTCCGTCCAACACAACAGCTTGACCTGTGACGCCTTTTGCCTTTTCGCTTGCTAAGAAGATTGCATAGTCTGCAATTTCTCGTACTTCTAGTAATCTTTTTTGTGGAATAAGTGGGTACAATACTT encodes:
- a CDS encoding BaiN/RdsA family NAD(P)/FAD-dependent oxidoreductase, whose protein sequence is MKYDVLVIGGGPSGLMAAIAAGQQGARVLLVDKGNKLGRKLAISGGGRCNVTNRLPIDEIIKHIPGNGRFLYSAFSEFNNEDIISFFEKLGIKLKEEDHGRMFPVTDKAQTVVDALLSELNRLNVEIRTNEPVKNVFYDEEKVQSVQLVNGEMISTNAVVLAVGGKSVPHTGSTGDGYAWAEKAGHTITELFPTEVPITSNETFIQEKTLQGLSLRDVALSVLNPKGKQIITHKMDMLFTHFGISGPAVLRCSQYVVKAMKKFKTNAIPVSIDAIPDTNEEQLFQSIVKDLKYDAKKAIKNVLKGLLPERYLLFLLEKNDIDPLLTYDNLSNEKLRSFVRDCKQFQFNVHGTLSIEKAFVTGGGVSVKEIHPREMSSKYKNGLYFCGEILDIHGYTGGYNITSALVTGRLAGKNAAMYSRAKN
- a CDS encoding DeoR family transcriptional regulator, encoding MKPSTNRMLTRIKSVYMFINERGTVTTQQLVDEFGITPRTIQRDLNVLAYNDLVHSPTRGKWATTKKKVKMSS
- the leuS gene encoding leucine--tRNA ligase, which translates into the protein MSFNHQQIEKKWQDFWLHNKTFKTTEDTEKPKFYALDMFPYPSGAGLHVGHPEGYTATDILSRMKRMQGFNVLHPMGWDAFGLPAEQYALDTGNDPAEFTKQNIDNFRRQIQALGFSYDWDREVNTTDPEYYKWTQWIFLQLFKKGLAYVDEVPVNWCPALGTVLANEEVIDGKSERGGHPVERRPMKQWMLRITAYADRLLEDLEDVDWPESIKDMQRNWIGRSEGAHVTFDIDGYDENFTVFTTRPDTLFGATYAVLAPEHSVIEKITTAEQKDAVEAYINEIKHKSDLERTELSKEKTGVFTGAYAINPVNGEKMPIWIADYVLATYGTGAIMAVPAHDERDYEFAQKFALSIKEVVSGGDVTKEAYTGDGEHVNSDFLNGLGKQEAIEKMIAWLEENKKGEKKVTYRLRDWLFSRQRYWGEPIPIIHWEDGTMSAVPEEELPLVLPKTTEIKPSGTGESPLAIIEDFVHVVDPVTGKKGRRETNTMPQWAGSCWYYLRYIDPKNSEALADDAKLKQWLPVDIYIGGAEHAVLHLLYARFWHKFLYDIGVVPTKEPFQKLFNQGMILGENNEKMSKSKGNVVNPDEIVESHGADTLRLYEMFMGPLEASIAWSTTGLDGARRFLDRIWRLFIEDNGELSPKVVDETSETLERVYHQTVKKVTEDLEGLRFNTAISQLMVFINEAYKATVLPKEYVEGFVKLVSPIAPHLAEELWSKLGHSTTITYVSWPAFDEAKLVENEVEIVVQVNGKVRAKLLVAKEVTKDQLEKIALEDDRVNEHVEGKTIRKVIAVPGKLVNIVAN
- a CDS encoding rhodanese-like domain-containing protein, which encodes MKEISPEEIQQKLENGEKIELIDVREDDEVEAGMIPQARHIRMNDIPNQLDAIDKEKETFFICRSGGRSGNVCAYLQERGYNVVNMTGGMLEYKGETKPKSELA
- a CDS encoding pseudouridine synthase encodes the protein MRIDKLLANVGYGSRKDVKKMLKTGVVKADGEVIKDPKIHVNPDEQHVTVNGEKIEYKEFVYLIMNKPAGYLSATEDELQETVIDLLEMEDAVCQPFPVGRLDKDTEGLLLLTNDGQLSHQLLSPKKHVPKTYYATILGSVKEEDIEAFKKGVELDDGYVTKPADLEILTSGNQSTIHITITEGKYHQVKRMFESVGKKVTYLKRISMGPIKLDEDELKIGEYRELTEDEIELLRHAQPIEL
- a CDS encoding putative polysaccharide biosynthesis protein; this encodes MSNNLLRGTFVLTLGTYLSRILGMIYLIPFAAMVGTDGGALFQTGYAQYTIFLSIATAGFPAAVSKFVSKYNAIGDYETSRRMFKAGLAVMLVTGLLAFSLLYMLAPMLAKSALAGKNYSSFTVEDAILVIRMVSLALIVVPLMSLIRGFFQGHQSMGPTAVSQVIEQLVRIVFLLAATYLIMNVFNGGLVLAVGYATFAAFVGAIGGLLVLLVYWIRRKHTLQALQENKVETKSMPLGLMFKEVFRYAGPFVFVGLAIPIYNYIDTNTFNGAMIEAGYDKDIAIAMYGILLLYVPKLVMIPVSLATAFGLTLIPSVTESFTSNNRALLHKQIDQTLQIIMLLTLPAVVGMSVLAGPAYNIFYYGEYEEIGKNILMWYAPVALLFSLFTVNAAILQGINKQKLAVISLVIGIIAKLVLNTPLIQLYQGVGSILATAAGYSISLIYGFAMIKRHSGYSFKLLFKRTVLMTMLCTFMGLAVSVIQSILGIFINYEDGRMQSVIVAVVAVIVGGVVYLYLAYRSHLLEKILGDRLKRFLPRSRANG
- a CDS encoding sporulation protein Cse60, which gives rise to MLKVAVFDEEHEKDLEEEINDFLARLNDNHVRDIKYSVSITTDEEGEQIYCYSALIMYHV